One genomic segment of Gymnogyps californianus isolate 813 chromosome 8, ASM1813914v2, whole genome shotgun sequence includes these proteins:
- the FAM20B gene encoding glycosaminoglycan xylosylkinase, giving the protein MKLKQRVVLLAILLVIFIFTKVFLIDNLDTSAANREDQRAFHRMMASLHVELDPRLDHTLQSPWEIAAQWVVPREVYPEETPELGAVMHAMTTKKIIKADVGYKGTQLKALLVLEGGQKVVFKPKRYARDYVVEGEPYAGYDRHNAEVAAFHLDRILGFRRAPLVVGRFVNLRTEIKPVATEQLLGTFMTVGNNTCFYGKCYYCRETEPACADGDIMEGSVTLWLPDVWPLQKHRHPWGRTYREGKLARWEYDESYCDAVKKTSPYDSGPRLLDIIDTAIFDYLIGNADRHHYESFQDDEGASMLILLDNAKSFGNPALDERSILAPLYQCCIIRVSTWNRLNYLKNGVLKSALKTAMSHDPISPVLSDPHLDALDQRLLSILATVKQCTDQFGPDVVLVEDRMTLSHL; this is encoded by the exons ATGAAGCTAAAGCAGCGAGTTGTGCTGTTGGCCATCCTCCttgtcatcttcattttcacaaaagTTTTCCTCATTGACAACTTGGACACCTCAGCTGCCAACCGGGAGGACCAGCGCGCCTTTCACCGTATGATGGCAAGCCTCCATGTAGAACTGGACCCCCGACTTGACCATACGTTGCAGTCCCCTTGGGAGATTGCAGCCCAATGGGTGGTGCCTCGGGAGGTGTATCCCGAGGAGACACCCGAGCTAGGGGCTGTTATGCATGCCAtgacaacaaagaaaataataaaagctgaTGTGGGGTACAAAGGGACCCAACTGAAAGCTTTGCTAGTACTTGAAGGAGGACAGAAGGTTGTCTTCAAACCCAAGAG ATATGCCAGGGATTATGTAGTGGAAGGAGAACCATACGCTGGCTATGACAGACACAACGCAGAAGTGGCAGCCTTTCACTTGGATAG AATTCTGGGTTTCCGACGAGCTCCACTGGTGGTTGGCAGGTTTGTGAATCTACGTACAGAGATCAAACCAGTAGCCACAGAGCAGCTTCTGGGTACCTTCATGACTGTGG gtaataaCACTTGCTTCTATGGGAAGTGCTACTATTGTCGGGAAACAGAACCAGCTTGTGCAGACGGGGACATCATGGAGGGGTCAGTGACTCTGTGGCTACCAGATGTCTGGCCTCTTCAGAAACATCGGCACCCATGGGGTAGGACTTACCGTGAAGGCAAACTTGCCAG GTGGGAGTATGATGAAAGCTATTGTGATGCTGTGAAGAAGACTTCACCGTATGACTCGGGCCCTCGTCTCCTTGATATCATTGACACCGCCATCTTTGACTATTTGATTGGGAATGCTGACCGACATCACTATGAGAGTTTCCAGGATGATGAAGGAGCCAGTATGCTCATCCTGCTCGATAATGCCAAAAG ctttggAAACCCTGCCCTGGATGAAAGAAGCATCTTGGCTCCTCTTTATCAGTGCTGCAT catcCGGGTTTCTACCTGGAACAGACTCAATTACCTGAAGAATGGAGTACTGAAGTCTGCCTTAAAAACTGCTATGTCGCACGACCCCATCTCACCAGTGCTTTCTGACCCTCATCTGGATGCCCTAGACCAGCGGCTTCTCAGCATTCTGGCTACAGTGAAGCAGTGCACAGACCAGTTTGGGCCAGATGTTGTGCTGGTGGAAGACAGGATGACTCTGTCTCATTTGTAA